AAACACACGCCCTGCGGTCAAAAAGTGTACGGTTGGGGGTTCGGCGGGGAAGCCGAAAGGGATCAGATGTCGAAGGCGAAGGAGAAGCGGTGGCCTTCGCCAAGGTTCTCCTTGAAGGGGATAAAGGCGTAGTCCAGCCGGAACTGGGAAATGTAGAACCCGAGGCCGAAGGAGATATTCTGTGCATCCAGCCCCTGAACATAGCCGGCGCGCAGCGCCAGATAGCCCGGGGCACGGTATTCCACACCGCCCTTGAACAGCGGCTTGTTGTCACGAATACCCTGCGCTTCCGCCGTCACCATCACGGAGCCGATCTTCGGCAGCGCATGCTCGTAGGCCGCACCGCCCCGCACAGTGGTCGGCAGCTTGGGAGACTCCACCACAAAGGCGGACATTTCGCCCATATTCTGCACCGCCGCGCCCAGCGTCAAACCCGGAACCACATCCCGCGCCAACGCGCCGGCATCAAGCCCATAGCCGCGCGAAGCTTCGAGCTGGATCTTCTGATACAGGTACCGTCCGGCCACACCGACCGAATACTTATCGCTGATCTTGAAAGCCAGCGCCGCGCCCACCGCCGAATTCACCGCGTCAAAGGTCGAAATCGGGTTGACACTGGGCTGATCCCGGAATTCGATGTCGGATACGCGTGTGCCGAGATAGCTCGGCGAAAGCGCCAGCCGCCCGCGGTGCACCGTGAAGCCAATAAACTCCGAACGCGTGTCCGCGAAATGCTTGGTCAGCATCAGGGCTATGCCGCGCGGGGTGAACGCCGGCACCGCGGGATTGTACGTCGCCGAAGTCGGCCCGGTAATCAGGGCCACACCGCTGCCGCCCAGAGCGCTCTCGCGTGCTCCCACCGGGATCTCCAGAAAGGCCAGCCCCGTCCCCGCAAAGCTCGAAGAGACCGCCAGCATCAGCAGCAGGACTACAAGGAATGTTCTCATATATGGATTCTGATTTTTCAGCGTTTTGCTTTTCTTAAAATCTCACGCTCCAGCCAAGCTGGGTCGAATTGTTCGGCGCGATATTTTCCAGCACATAGGTCAGATCCAGCGACGAACGCAGTTTCCACACGGCAAAGCCCAATCCAAGGCCGAAGGTCGGCGCGCCGTCGTCATAACCTATACGTCCGGCGATGCTCTGTTTGGGCGTAATATCCATCGCGCCTTCCAAACCCGCATGCAGCCGGGTATCGTTCTTATCGCTGCTCTCCACGTCCACCACACCGGTAATTCCGCTGCGCTCATAGGCCGCGCCCGCGCGGTACTCGAATGGCCATTTGTCGGCCTTGGTGGAACCCTGCGCCCAATAGTCCGTGGTGTTCCACGTGGTCTTGGCGCCGAGATTCTTGATCTGCGCGCCCACGGTCAGATGATCGATAGGCTTGGCAAACGCGCCGACGTCCGCGCCGAATCCGTTGCCGTGGATCGATTTATTGTCGTTGCCGATCTTGCCGAAGGTCTCGTAGATGACCTTGGCCGTTACACCCGCGCCGAAGCGCTCGTGGAATTGCAGGCCGAAAGAAAACAGAAACAGGTTCGACGATTGATCAATCGTAGCCAGCGGATTGCCGTCGAAGTCGCGCGAATCGATGTTGCCCACTCCCGCATGCAGCCAGCCCAGACCCACGCCCGCGTTTACCGCCTGCTTGTCCGGTCCGGCCTTGGGATGCAGCGGCGCCGTGAACGCCAGATAGTCCAGCGTGCGATCAAGAGACATCCGCGCGGTCGTGGCCGAAAACTCGTACGTCTTGGCAAACGATAGCGCGCCGGGATTGTAATAGATCGCCGACGGCCCTTCCGCCAGTCCCGTATAGGCATTGCCCAGCGCCTTGGCCCGCGCTCCCGCCCCCAGCCGCCCAAAGGCCCCCGCAAACCCGCCATTGGTGTCCGCCAGTGCCGCCGAACACAGGACAAGCAGGAGAAGTATGAAAAGAGATTTTCGCATAGGGTAATTCGTTTGTGACTTGGGCCAAGTCCTTAATCTCATCGCCGAGTCAATGAATGCGCCGACGCAGATCGTATTCCGCAGCAGAGGTCAGGGTTCGTTGTTCCCCCACTTCAGTGGGGGAATTCAAGGGGGTGGCCGAAGGGCCATCCGTGTCCGCTTCATAAAGTACCGTTCCTCTTTCCATGATCTCTCGTAGAAAGAAGTCTTCCCACTCGATCCTTTGCCGGATCACTTCGGGTGTTCGAACCAGTAAGTCGATGGCGAACCGATGCGAGACATGCTGGAGGATCTGCGCCGCTTTGCGGATCGGATTGCCCTCGATCTCCGGCAGGACTACCAGAAGATCCACATCCGAATCATCGTGCGGCGTTCCATACGCGTACGACCCGAATAGAATGATCTTCTGCGGATGAAACTCGCGTGCGATCTGGTCGCACACCTGCTGTATCGACTCGAAATCTACCATATCTTATTGAACGCTGATCCCCAGCCGAAGGCCGGCGAATCCAACATCGAGTGAACCGCTGTACGGTTCATCAAAGGGATACCCTAAAAGCAGCGTTGTAACGTCGCTTTCCGCAAACCATGCCAGTCGTTCCCCCATCGGAAGCGAAACACCGAGGCCCGCCCGGGCGCTGATCCCGCGATAATTCCCCGCGCCGGCGCCATAGGCGCCGCGACAATCTTCGCCGTCATAAGGATAATTCGGGTAAAGCACCGGACGCGTGACCGTGCCCCACATGCCGCCTAACCCCAATGCCATGTATGGACGAACGGCCGATGATCTGTGTGCAAAGGAAACCATAAGATCGGCCATGGCGCTCGCAAATCTCGACGGACCACTGTGGCGGTACGGATCGAAGTCCGGGCTGTGATAGCCGAAGCGGTCATACGTCCCTTCCAGCCGCAGCGCGCGGTGGGGACTGAGCGGAATCTCTATTCCACCCTCGATCCCGTAGCTCCCCCGCCAATAGTCGCGGTTGGGCGCAAGATTCACAATCGTCACGGGCTGGCTCGCGCTGAAATAAAATGTTACTGGACAGAGCCGCGTTTCCGCTTTCGCGGTCCCCACGATCCAGCACAGCGCAATCCCCGCCGTCCACCGAAGGCTAACCCATCCCATAGCCGCCTCCGAATTTGCTCGAGTTTCCTTCTCGGATTAGAATCTGCGAAACCTGACGTCGCCGCCGCGCGGGGTGTCCTTACCCCGCGCGCCACAAAGCCTCAATCCAGCACAATCACCTTGCCCCACACGTCGCCGCCGGGCTTGGAGATCTTGTAGAAGTAGGTGCCGTTGGCGACAATCGTGCCGTTCTTGCGCCCGTCCCATGTTTCGTACTGTTCGCCCGAAGGACGCGTGGCCGTGGGCAGGTCCACAACTTTGCTCATCGCCATGTCATAGATCGAAATCTTTACCGCGCCGCCGGTGGCCGCCGTATAGCGCAGTTTCACCGGACCGAACCGCGAGGGCGACCAGGGATTGGGATACGCATACGTATCCACGGAACGCGCCCCACCCGAGAGCGGATAGGCCGCCTGAAACAGCGTCCAGTGATTGCCCCGGTCCGAGGTCACGGCCAAACCGTCCGTGCCGCCCGCCCACACGCTGTACAGCGAATCGCTGTAGGCTGCATAAATCTGCGCTTCGCCGAACTGATGGCTGTTGGCGGCATCGGAAATATTGGCAAACAGCGCCCAGTGCGCGCCGCCGTCGGGAGACTTCCACAGCCCCAGATCATCACACACATACACCGTATCACCGGTGGGGGAGAAGCCAAAGCCGTGCGCCCGCACCGTTTCGAACCTGCCGATGGACTGCACCACCTGCGCCGAATCCAGATAAACGTGCCATGTCGCGCCGCCGTCGGTGGATTTGGTCACCGCATAATACTCATCGGAACTCTCCGCCCGCCATGTGGCCGCCCACACCGCATGCTGGCTCTCCTGATAATCCAGCGCCGTCACAAAATTGCCGGAAAAGCTGGTGCGCGATGCGCGGAAGTTGTGCCACGTGCGGCCTTCATTCGTGCTCTTCAGAATACCCGCCGCCGTGCCCACCCAGACCGCGCTGTCGCCATACATCACCGCAAAATCTCGATGAATCAGACCGTCGACCGGGTCGCCCGGATGAAACGGCAGCGAACGCCCGTCGTCGAGCACCAGCGGACTCACCACGCGCCAGCCTGTGGTATCATTGTAATGGGTGTAGTCCGCCGCATAAGCGTGCCGGCGCAGGCCGCCGCCCTTGGATGCGATCCACACAAAACTGTCGCTCTGCGCGATGTCATACGTGATGTTGTCCACGTTGGTCGTCGTCGGCCAATACCCCAGCGTGCTGTCGTAACCCGAGGCATCGAAGTGGTGATAATTCGGATCGCGCGGCTGCGGAAAGTGCACCCACGTCTGACCGTGATCGCGCGAATACACCAGCCCGTCGCCCGCGCCGGAAATACCTACCGAGGTATCGAAGGCAAAGGACGCCCAGAGAATCGAGTCCGTCACCAGCAGTCCGCTGGTGCCGCCCTTGCCCAGCCCGTTCGATTGGGTGTACGAGTCGAAATGCGATCCCCGCAGGTCCGCGCGGTTCACGATCACCCGTGATAGTCCGTTGCCCGTTGCCAGCCACAGCGTATCCAGCGCTTCGGGCCGGATGTCGATAATCACATTCGAGACCAGGCGCGGTTCCGGCGTGCCCTGATCCAGCGCCGAGCGGCCCCCGGCGATCTGATACCCCAGCGGTGCGTATTGGGCGAAGGCCGACAGAGTCACTGCGGCGAAGATAACCAGCGAAAAGATGAGTTTCATATATCTATGGGTCAACGAAAAACGAGGGGTCTCGTTCCTGTTTTGCGCAATCAGCGCTTCTTAACTGTGCCGCATACGGTTTATCTACTGGCGAGCGCCCAGCACGGGATAATCTCCCTTGCCCCGCGTAATCTCCTCGTCTTTGCCCGGTGCCGTCATCATCATCGACGGCTCGGGGCGCACCAGTCGCACACTGTCCATCAGATATGCCGAGGTATCATGCGGCGGCGCGCAATCAATCGCATAGAAGCGGAAATAGTACAGCACCGACGCGGTCGTGTCGTAGACCACCCGGATGCCTCCCGAGTAGATCCCGTCGCGCGGCACCGCGTCAGGGCGGCTGCCGGTGGTATCGTCGAACATCTCGAGGGCCGAACTGATAAACCAGTCCGTCGCCGTTGATCGCCGCGTGTCATAGTGCACCGTATAGGCGGCGTAATCGCGGCTGCTCACCAGTTCGCAGTCGTGCAGCCGCGCCGTAATCACCGCAAAGTTGGTGTCCGTCGGAACCGCGGGCCGCAGCAAGGTGTCGGGCAGGGTCGGATCGGACAGGGAGGGCCGCGCATTGACAAAGCTTGCCACATTCACGCTCTGAACGCAGGACATCCCGAACTGAGTATGCGCCGCATACTCCAGTGTGTAAGCATTCTGCGCCGTTCCCGTACAGCCGAAGAAGGTCGGATCCAGACTCACCCGCCATACGGTGTCGCCTTCCGCCGCCGCAAAATCCGCCTGTGCCAGCACGGTAGTTCCTTCCCGCAGCCGGACCCGCACCGAATCCGCACGGTCCGCCGGAGTCGGCGCCACCCGCACCGTCAGCGTCTCCGGCGCAAAACACTCGGCAAAGACGCTGTCCTGCGGATAGGACGTGATCAGGCATGGCCCGGCGTTCTGCACATTCACCGTCAGAGTGGCGTTGTTGGCCATCTCATAGCCCACGCCGCCGTAAAACGTAAAATGGAACTGGTAGGCTCCGGTCACACTGTTGGCCAGAAGCTGGCCGTTGATCTGCCGCGTATACTGGCCGTCGTGCGCCGCAATATCCCGCGAGGAAGAACTGGCATACGCCGGACCGGAGAGCGGAAAGACCCCGCCGTCATCATACAGGCCGAACGCGGGCAGCGCCGTTCCATCCGGTTTGCGGACCTCGCATACAATCGAATCCGGCAGATAGCGGTTGTCGCTGATCTGAATCCGGTACGTGAACGGATCCGGCGCGTTGGCCGGCAAATAGGCCGAACCTTCCAAAAGCTGCGCCTGCACCGGCCCCGGAGCCGAAGTGTTATTCGTACTCTGCTTGCTGCACCCGAAGAAAAGCAGAAAGCAAAAAGCAGAAAGCAGCAGAAGCACAAGCATCCCTTTTGGCTTTTTGGCTTTTAGGCTTTTAGGCTTTTTACTCATGCTTCGCCATCCTTCCGAATTTAGCCAGCCACAGGCCATGCCTGAGACCGCGTTCGCTGACGATGCCTTCCTCAATTTCCAGTGCCCAGAACATCTCCCGCAGCAGAATCGCTCCCGCCAGAATAATTCGCCCGCGTCCCACCGGCATGCCGGGCATCATCTGCAACTCCTCGGCGGGCCGTCCCAGAAAATGCGCAATCAGCCGGTCCACGTCTTCCACGGTGATCAGGCTGCCGCCCACCCGCGCCGGGTCATAATGCCGGTAGCCGGATTTGAGCATCGCCAATGTAACCACTGTGCCGCCTACCAGAATCCACGGCACCTTCCTGCCGCGCAGATTGGCCACCAGATGGGTCAACCTGCCGCGCAGCGACGACACCAGTTCGGAAACTTCGTCTTCCTCGGGAGGATCATTCACAAAAAACTGATTGGTGAGCACCGATGATCCGACGTCTACGCTGTAACTCTGTCCGGGATTGTAGCCGAGCCCTTCCACAATTTCCGTCGAACCGCCGCCCAAGTCCATCACGCACACCCGCTCGGTAGGATAGATCTCACGGTTGGAAATCGCGCCCAGATAAGTCAGTGCCGCCTCTTCCCGGCCGCTGATAATCTCCAGCGGCAGCCCCACCACGTCCTTCACCGCCTGCTGAAAATCCGCGCGGTTGTTCGCATGCCGCACGGCGGCGGTCGCGCCGATCACAAAATCTTCCGCGCCCATCCGCCGGTAATCGCGCACGATTTCCGCCAGCAGATCCACATTCAGCGCCATCACGTCCGGCGAAAACTCCGGCCCCTGCCGCAGCGCGTCCCCCAGGTGGTTCACGGTAATCTGATCCTGCAGCACCTGCAGTTCGCCGTTCGATCCTTCCGCCAGCAAGGCCAGCGTGGTGTTGGTGCCAATGTCAATCGCTCCGGCAATCATGGCTGAACCTCTTCGTGCGCCAGCATGTCCATCAGCGTCCGGCCCACCTGCCCGAGACTGTTCGCCGAGCAGTGCTCGGGAGTGTCATCGGTCGTGTGCCAGTAGGGATAGTTGAAATCAATCAGGTCCACGGCGGGTATCTTCTGTTCCATAAACGGGAGATGGTCGTCGATCACCGGAATGCCGTTCTCCCTCACAAACGCCGCGGCATTCACGCGCGCGGCGGCACTCCAGATCTTGTCCACCACCGGCTTGGCGTACTTGGCCGAATACTCTTCTTGCGGGATGCGCACGTCGCGCTGGCCGATCATGTCCAGAAGTATCACGAAGCGCGGCGGAGGATCGAGCAGGTTCTTCACGTAATGCTTCGACCCGATCAAATAGTCCGCGATCACCTCTTCCCGTCCGTAGTCTTCGCCGTCGAAGAACACAATGTCCAGCCCCACCGGAGCCGGATTGGCTTTCAGTTGCCGCGCCACTTCCAGCAGCACCGCCACGCCGGACGCGCCGTCATCGGCTCCCGGAATCGGCGTCTTGCGCTTGGCCGGATCCGGATCACGGTCGGCAAAGGGCCGCGTGTCCCAGTGCGCGCACAGCAGCACCCGGTCCCGCTGGTTGGGCCGGATCCGCCCGATGATATTCGTCAGGCTGAGGGTCTCTTTCGTGTCTTCGCTCTTGTACTGGAACGGCTGTGTGATCACCGTATCCGTCCAGAAGGCCAGTTCGCGCTTCAGAAAATCCAGACACTGCGCATGGCCGGGCGAGCCGGGATTGCGCGGCCCGAAGGCGCACTGCGCCTCAAGATAATAGAAGGCGTTGTCCTGATCGAAGGGCGCTGCCGCCCAGGCTGCGCCGCTTAACAACAGGACCAACACGGCGAGTTTAACCGCGGATGGCAATGTTCACCTGAATTCCGAATTCGAAAACCCGGGACTTGCTTTGATTAATGTCGTTCTTTGTCTGCTGGAACTGGACATAGCCCTGTCCCTGCACCGTATTCGAGAAACTGTAGGTCATGCGCGGCTGCACCGACCAGGAAGACGTCGCCGCACGCGGCGCATAGTCATCGCTGCCCGTCTGCGTGGCATCCTGCGTCTGTTTGCCGTAATCCACATTCAGCGAGAAGGTCGTCTGGTTCTGAAGGCGGACCGAGCGCATGATCAGCAACGGCAGTTTGAATCCCGTATGGATCGTGTAACTGACGCTGGCCGTCAGGCGATTATCCGTGCTGCGCGACCGGGTGGACTGCAAAAGCTGATTCGAGTAGGTGCTGGAGGAGGTGAAGCCAATCTGGGAATCGATATCACCCTTCCATGACACGTTAGCCCGCAGCAGCGGGTTCCAGTTGCGCGTGTATTCGCGCGACTGAACGTTTGACCGGGAGTTCGCCCATCCTTCCCGCATCTTATTCGACAGGGCGCTGGACAGGCTGATCGTCTTGGTCACCGAACTCAGGAATTTGATCCGCTCCAGTCCCGACCAGTCCACGCTCACGTCCATAAACGGGAACGCGGTGGTCTTCTTGGTGCCCAGCCAGAAGGTCGTCTGCTCCACCGACCCGAGCCGGCTCTGGCTCGAGTTCTCGGATGCGTCGTGGCTGTAGTTGAAGGCCACGCGGATATCCTGCGTCAGCCGCAGGCCGCTGCGGGCGGTGATCTTCTCGTCGCTGCGCAGCGTGGGAATGCTGCCGTAGCCGGAATCGACGCGCAGCCCCGGATTCTGCGTAAACCCGAACTGGTAGGGCAGCGACGCCTGTCCGATGGTGGCGGACTGGCTGTGCCCGGCGGTATTGTCGTAGCTTAAGGCAATCGGATCGATAAAGGTCAGAGCCTTCTTGATGGGCCGGAAGACCTGCCCCAGCAGTTGCAGCGGAGACGATCCACCTTCCCGGTGGGATTTGGTCGTATCGCTGCGGGCTCGCGACGTGTCGCTCCTCGCCCGTGTCGTATCGCCCGCCGCCGTGCTGCCCAGGGGGCCGCGATGGGATGGACCGCCACGCAACGAATCGCCCGGCATGGGCAGGCCGCGCGGCGGCATACCGTCCCGTGGGGAACCGAGGGAATCTCCCTGCATCATGTCGCGCGGATTGCCCGGCCCGCGTCCGCGATCCGGTTCCTCCGGACGGTCTGAACCACGCTCCCGGTCTCGATCCCGTCCCCGCCGCCCGCGTCCGCCGCTGCCGCCACTTTCACCGAAAATATTGCGGAAGTCGAGCTGGACGTCCGTGCCGAAGTTTCGCTGGTTGGAAACACTCTGGGCGTTCGTTTGGGAGAAGTTGCGGTTGGCCCAGGCATAGGTGGTCGTATAATTGACCGTCGGTTTGAACCACGGCAGAAACTCCGGACTGTAGGTGTTGGTCAGGTTCTGCGTAACGTCTGTGGTTTGCCCCCAGTTCCACGCCACGAGCTTTGCCCAGTCGCCGGTCAGCAATTGTCCTTTGTGGCTTCGCGTGTAATCGATGGTGATCGGGTCGAACGGCGCCAGACCGGTATTCAAACTGCGCGTCGTCAGGAACTGCCGCGATCCGGTGGTCACTCCAGCCCTTGTAAACTGGTTCTGCACCACCTTGGAGGCCTGCGCATTCACCGTCAGCTTGGTCGGCTTGAAATAGAAACGCATATCCGCCACTTTGGCCAGCAGCGGCAGCCGCTTCGCCCACCACAACGGAGGAACGCCGCGTCCTTTCGAGGTCGGGAAACTGTACGCCACCTGCGCCGCGCTCTGCTCGGAGTTGTTCCGTGCATTGGCCGGATCGCTGCGCTTGTCAAGCGTGTAATCCCACTGGGCCGTGAACTTTTCCAGGGTCCAGTTGATCAGTTTAACCTTGGAATTCCCGCCTTTGGAAAACCGCAGTCCATAGGAAAAAGACTTGGACTTGGTTTTGATGCTGTCCGGAGCCGTGGACGGTATGATCCGGGTATCCGTTCCCGGAATAATTCTCGGGCTCTGGTTCGTCTCGTTATAAGAAAGATGCAGCGGCAACTGGTAACCGAAACGGTCCAGCCATACCTTCTGCAAATTGACCGTGGCGTTGCCCGAGAGTGCGTCCGTGCTGGCATTCGCGCCGACACGGGTGTTCACATTGTGGAAATCCGCGTCCGTGTTGCGGTAGCCGCCCGAAAGCTGCACGAAGTCGGCCAGGTTCAGCGACGTGCTGACATCCATTGCCGTGCCCGGATCCTTGTAAATGTCGGACACGCGCAGTTCATCCACCCAGATTTCCTTGTTCTCCACATGCTCAGTGGTGTTCTTGTTGAGGATGCGCACACCGAGCGCAATGAATCCCACCTGTGACATCGTCGGGTTGCCGCTGATCACCAGACTATCGCCCCGCCAGGGCGTCGTCGTCCGTTCCGCGGCAAACCGCCCGTTGATCGTCAGAGCGCGATGATTGGTATCCTGCGCCGCCACCGCCGCCGCCCGCAAAGAGTTCAGGTTCGACAACTCATTCATCGCGATGTCAATAACATTCTGGGAATGCCATCCCGGATGCACCGTCTCCACGATGTCATAAAAGTTGTTCATGTCGCCGTAGGTGCGTCCGAAGCGCAGGATGAGTTCCAGCTTATTGTCTTCGAAGTTCGACGCCCCCAGCGTGTCGCCGCCGTGCACGAACATCTTGAGGCGCTTGTACTCCGTCATGTTCATCGGCTGGTACAGGTTCTTCGATACAAAGAACTCCGAGGGAATGCGGTTCGTGGAGTCGGGACCGCTCAGGCGTTTCAGTTCATTCACCTTCAGCACCAGAGATTGCTCCCGCTGCCGCAAGTTGGTGATCGGATCAATCTCGCCCTCCACGCCCGGAGGGCTCACATAGCCCGGATTCTCATGCGTGTTGATCACCGCGGTGGAGACATATTCGGTCGAGTCATTGCTCAAAGACGTCGCCGGCAGCCACTCGTTGGACACGATATCCATCTGCACCGTTTCGATCCGCGTGGGAGTCGCGGTCTCGTGAATACCCGTCACATAGATCCGCGCCCAGCGCACATTGTCTAGCCGTGGATTGCCATGGGCCGTCCGGACTTCTTCATGCTGCTTATCCGGGCTGATCGGAATCCGGAGCAAGCGCCAGCGGTTGCGGGGGTTGCGGCCCACGGTGTATTTGTTGAGAAACTCCGGGTCAGTCAGCTTGAACGTGTAGGAGAAATAATTGTCCTGCGTGTCCAGCGTCTGATTGTTGTTCAGATCTTCCGTGTCCGGATAGCCGCCGCCTTCATCGTTCCGGTTGCGCTCCGTGCCGTTGATGTGTGAAAAATCCGAACTGTTCGCCGAATACTGCCAGTCATCCCAGGAGGGCACCGGCGGATGATCATGGCCGTTCCAGTAGGCCGAATCCTGCGGATCGGTGCCGAACTTGCCATCCAGGCCCGCATCTTCTTCCGGAGTCAACACCCCGTTGCCCGAGGATGACCGCGGATTCGTTTGCACCACGCCCGGCAGCGGCCTGTCCTCGGTATCGAGGGTATCATTCGGCAGCGCGTCTTCGGAAAGCTGCCCCAGGTCCACTACCAGCCGCGCGTCAGGATCTCGCTCCGCATTGAGGTTATTCGGCATATTGATCCAGAACTCGAGGTACTGCGCCCGCGTCTCATCGGCGTAACCTTCTCCGAGGTACCGCATCACGCCGCCCCAACTCGAATCGGCAGGACCGCCAATGGTATCCGGCGTGAATTCGAAGATCAACGACTGCAGCGTGTTGGCCACCTGCGAGTTTACTTCCCGGTCCGGGAACACTTCCTTGACCGGCACCTGGTCGCGCGTGTTCGGGTTATACCAGCGCAAGCGTCCGCGGCGGTGGTCAATTTCCCGGACCGGAACACCGTTCGGCGACGGATTCGTCGGGATCGAGGAGATCGACCACGTGCGGCGGCTCATTCCCAGCGGCGTGGCGCGCCGCGAGCCTTCGAAGTCGTCCACGTACGCCAGACCGTTGAAATCTCCCGTGCGCGAGTTCGACAACGAATTCGGATTCGGCACCACCCGCGCGATTTCCGCGTCAATCGTCATGTCCGAAGGCGCGTCCGTGCGGATCAGCGGCAAGGCGTCAATCGCCCGCGTCAAAAACTCCGGCTTGAACTTCAAACTGGTGTTCGCATCCCACAACGTGTTGCGGATCGGCTCCATGCCGATACGTACGCGCTTGTCCAGCGTCGACTGGTTCAAATACAGCAGCATGCCGCCGATGTACGAATCCTGCCACAAGGCGTACTCGGCGCGCGCTCCGAGTAGCGTCGTTTTATCCAGCGAGGAGGTCTGGCCGGACTCATAGGTAATATCGAGATTCGCCCCCGGTGCCTTGGCCGCATCGTTCAAAATCCGCAGTTCGCCCGAAGAATAGTCCACCGTATAGTCGATGCCACGGGTCAACTTCTGCCCGTTCAGCATCACCTCTTCGGAATTCTCCAGCACCAGCACACCCAGCGAATACACCGACGAAGACCCCTTGTACTCGGCGCGGAACGTCCACTTGTCCGCATACTGGCCGGCCGAGGACAGCAGCCCCTTATAAAGGTAAGGCGCGGTGAAGGTGTGCGAGGTATCCTGCAACGCCGTCTCCATCGTGTCCAGCGGCCAGACCACAAGGTCGCCCCCGAGCGGATTCGCCGTCGTTGCCTTGTAGAATCCCGACGGCTTGAACGGCGTCAAATCCAGAAAATGCAGTTCGCCAAATTCGTAATTGATCAGTGCCGGAAACGCGTCCACCTGACCATCCGGAGTCTGGCTTCCGCCCGGACCCTGACGGTCGAAATCGAAGAACGTCAGCCACGTCTGACCCGTAAACCCCGGAACCTGCGGGCCCGTCTCTTCCGTGCGTCCCGCGGCCGCCTTGCGGATAATTTCCAGTTTGAAATTATTGCGGTCGATGCTCGATGCGCCCAGCGGATAGATATTTCTCAGCATCAGTGTCCACGTGGAATCGTCCGGCAGAGGATTGGCGGGCCGCAGTAGCACCAGCTTAATCAGCCCTTCGCCGTTTCCCGTATACAGGGTGCCGAAGGAGGTGGTGTCGATCCCGTTGCCGCCCACCAGCCGGAAGGCGCAGCCCAGCGCCAGCCCCGCCGGCAGTGCCGAACGCAGCCGAACCCGTCCCAACTGCAAATCGACGTCGTAGTCGACGCCTTTGGAGAGCACCCGCCACTTCGTATACCAGTGGTTGTTATCCGACGGGTAGGTTGCGCTGTCCGGCAGAGAAAGGTCCTGGATGTACTGTATGGCCGCCGCCCGCCCGTCGCGTGCGCCGTTGACCGACTGCCCCTGTGTCACCTGCGCCCACACCTGAATGTCGTAGAGCTGCTCATTGGGCGGCGCCGCGATGTGGTCCATGTTGTAGTAATGGCGGTAGTACTCGAGGAAGTTCGGCACGGCTCCCCGGCTGCCCGCGATGGACGTGTTAGTCACCATGAAATACTGATCGTGCAGGATCTCTTTTTCATGGATCTCGCGCCGCGTCGACGCCGAATTGCCCGAGGACAGCTTATTCTTCTGCCCGCGCTCCAGCGAGGCAATGCCCGTCAAACTCAGCGGCCCGGCCTTAAGCTGGGTCTTTAAGCCGAACAGACCGGTATTCTTGCCCGAAAACGTCGCCAGCTTGGTCCCGAGGTT
This genomic stretch from bacterium harbors:
- a CDS encoding nucleotidyltransferase domain-containing protein; its protein translation is MVDFESIQQVCDQIAREFHPQKIILFGSYAYGTPHDDSDVDLLVVLPEIEGNPIRKAAQILQHVSHRFAIDLLVRTPEVIRQRIEWEDFFLREIMERGTVLYEADTDGPSATPLNSPTEVGEQRTLTSAAEYDLRRRIH
- a CDS encoding PorV/PorQ family protein — protein: MRKSLFILLLLVLCSAALADTNGGFAGAFGRLGAGARAKALGNAYTGLAEGPSAIYYNPGALSFAKTYEFSATTARMSLDRTLDYLAFTAPLHPKAGPDKQAVNAGVGLGWLHAGVGNIDSRDFDGNPLATIDQSSNLFLFSFGLQFHERFGAGVTAKVIYETFGKIGNDNKSIHGNGFGADVGAFAKPIDHLTVGAQIKNLGAKTTWNTTDYWAQGSTKADKWPFEYRAGAAYERSGITGVVDVESSDKNDTRLHAGLEGAMDITPKQSIAGRIGYDDGAPTFGLGLGFAVWKLRSSLDLTYVLENIAPNNSTQLGWSVRF
- a CDS encoding M28 family peptidase, with the protein product MLVLLLSGAAWAAAPFDQDNAFYYLEAQCAFGPRNPGSPGHAQCLDFLKRELAFWTDTVITQPFQYKSEDTKETLSLTNIIGRIRPNQRDRVLLCAHWDTRPFADRDPDPAKRKTPIPGADDGASGVAVLLEVARQLKANPAPVGLDIVFFDGEDYGREEVIADYLIGSKHYVKNLLDPPPRFVILLDMIGQRDVRIPQEEYSAKYAKPVVDKIWSAAARVNAAAFVRENGIPVIDDHLPFMEQKIPAVDLIDFNYPYWHTTDDTPEHCSANSLGQVGRTLMDMLAHEEVQP
- a CDS encoding PorV/PorQ family protein, producing the protein MRTFLVVLLLMLAVSSSFAGTGLAFLEIPVGARESALGGSGVALITGPTSATYNPAVPAFTPRGIALMLTKHFADTRSEFIGFTVHRGRLALSPSYLGTRVSDIEFRDQPSVNPISTFDAVNSAVGAALAFKISDKYSVGVAGRYLYQKIQLEASRGYGLDAGALARDVVPGLTLGAAVQNMGEMSAFVVESPKLPTTVRGGAAYEHALPKIGSVMVTAEAQGIRDNKPLFKGGVEYRAPGYLALRAGYVQGLDAQNISFGLGFYISQFRLDYAFIPFKENLGEGHRFSFAFDI